From the Desulfarculaceae bacterium genome, one window contains:
- a CDS encoding rubredoxin: MKKYVCGVCGYVYDPEAGDPDSGVAPGTAFEDLPDDWTCPVCGASKDQFSPED, translated from the coding sequence ATGAAAAAGTACGTGTGCGGCGTTTGCGGATACGTTTACGACCCCGAGGCCGGCGATCCCGACAGCGGCGTGGCCCCCGGCACCGCCTTTGAGGACCTGCCCGACGACTGGACCTGCCCGGTCTGCGGCGCCTCCAAGGACCAGTTCTCCCCCGAGGACTAG